Within the Gloeobacter kilaueensis JS1 genome, the region CCGCTCGATTGCCTCACCTAAAGGTCCCTGATAACCCTGGTCAGCCATCACCGTCAAAAGGCGCGGTTGCTGGTCTTTCATGCCCATCAGCACCCCCACTGCTCCCTGGCTGTCATGGATGTTGGCCGCATGCACAAAGACAAACAGGAGCAAGCCAAGGCTGTCTACGGCGATATGGCGCTTGCGGCCCTTGAGCTTTTTGTTGCCGTCGTAGCCCGTCTCGAAGCCCCTTTTTCTGTGCTCTTGACTGACTGGCTGTCGAGTAAGGCCAAGCTGGGGTCCGCCTCCCGCCCGGCCTGCAGGCGCACCCGCTGCCTGAGAGTGCGGTTGATCGCCTCCCAGACGCCTTTATTTCTCCAGCGGGCAAAGTAAGCGTAGACCGTCTGCCAGGCCGGGAACTCACTGGGCAACATCCGCCATTGGCAACCGGTGCGGTTGAGGTAGAAGATGGCGTTGAGCACCTCGCGCAAGTCGGTCGTGCGCGGGTGGCCGCCAAACTTCGCGGCTGGCAACAGCGGAGCAATGCAGTTCCACTCTTGGTCAGTGAGATCGGTTGGATAGGGCTTGCGAGACATCGGCACAGGGTAATTATCTGCGTAGACTATAGCTCCTTCCTATCTTTATAAACAAGCTCTGATTGGTCATCTCCACCAGCATCCCCAGGTTCTGAAGTTCGCTGGTAGTGTTCACAGTTAGCCCGCTATGAGTAACCATAGAGGGGTAAGCAGGGCTCACCGGGTATGAAGTATACGGACTATCTGGAGTTTTTGAGTCCCGAAGAGATCCGCATTCGGGGACGACGCATCGGCCTGGAGAACATCCTGTGGCGGTATCTGGCCCTTAAGCAGACGCCGGAGCAGATAGCGGCAGAGTACCTGGACCTGGCCATAGAGGCGGTAGAGGCCGCCATCGCCTACTACCGCGACCATCAAATAGAGATGAACGCCTACCTGGATGCCTGGCTTGCGCAGTCCAATCAATTGATAGAAGCTCAGGAACGCAACCCCTCGCCGGGAATAGCGCGGCTCACAGCCTTCAAAGCTGATGGGCGGGCGCGGCAGAAGACCGTGTGAGCCTGCAGTTCCTCATCGACGAAAACCTGTCAAATCAGTACTGCATACAACTGTTGCGCCGCTCTCCGCAGCTGGTAGTTCATGCAATTGGGCAGGAGGGAGTGCCAGGGTATGGTGCTCCGGATCCTGAAATCTTGCGGTGGTGCGAGGACAACGATTTTGTACTGGTGACGGAAGATCGCCGCTCAATGCCTGGCCATCTCGAAGCCCACCTGGCGGCAGGGGGGCACGTTCCTGGTATCTTGACCCTCAGACCCTGGGCAAGCATGGGAGAGGTGATCGAGGAACTCCTGCTGCTGGCGGATGTAGCCGTTCCCGACGACCTGCGCGATCAGCTCGTCTTCATCCCTGTCTGATGAAAATTAACCACTCTCGTAACGACAAATTTCTGTAAATTCCTCCAGTTGTGCATCAGAGCCGGTCTTGCAAACCGGAGAAGGGAAACTTTCCGTGGGTTCGAATCCCACCCTCTCCGCTTACATTTCAGCCTCAAACCTTTACGGGATGGGACTTTTTAGTCATTTCCCTTCTGTCAGTTTATGCAGAATCTGGCCGGGCAGGCACTAGCTCAGATTCGAGCGCTCCGGCGCGTGACCGTCGCGCTCCAGCTCGGCGAGGGCCGCCCGACCAGCGGCGGTGAGCCGCACATTATCGACATCGACCGCCCCGACGATCGGCACGTTGTCGCGCGGATCGGGGGCCGCCTCGACGCGGGGCCGCTCCCGCTCGGGGATCGGCGCGGGGGGCAGTTTGTCAGGCTCCTCTGCTTCTCCTACCTGCTTTGCCTCGTTATAGCCGCCCCTTTCGAGCCTGCGGTCGCCGTAGGAGCCGGGCTCGAAATCTCCCACGAGCATTCCTTTTTGATAGATGTAATCGATGTGGCCGATAATCTCAGCGGGAGTGGCATCGAGGTGGGTAAAGTCCCGCTCGGATAGAGCAGGTACCGGCTGCACCTCCTCCTCTTCGAGCGCCTGTACGTGGGACAAAATAGCGTACAGCAAATCCCGACGAATCTTGACTGGCATGGCATTCTCCTGACTGTGTCTTGAGTGTACCAGTACAGACATTCGCGGTTGATCAGCCCTGCGATAGAGCCTGTGGGGCTCCGCTGCCCTTCTGTCTTTGCTGACAATGGCTGCGCAGTATATCTATCTTTAGAGGTATGATGGCGGTGGTCCACTTGTTCAACTCCCGCTTCCTCCGGCGGGCGGCCTCCAGGAAAAACGCTCGTGCCAGTTGCAAAACTTTTTTGTACAGCCTTCGGAACGGTCCTCTTTCTTTATCAGGGTGAACGTTCTTTCAATCAAACGCCCTGCCACTGCTGGCAGGTAGCCGTCCAGCCTTCGAGCCGTACTCTATTTATCTCCCAGCAGGCCATCCCCTGCGAAGCGGAGCGCGAGCCGGGGCTTGAGGATGCCGAGGCGATTGCGATGATGCTCGCCCGCCGGGCCGGTTACCGCTAAGCTCCGCTCACCCACCTGGCGTCGAACTGGTAGAAGGGACCGGCGGCGGGGCTGGGGGCGTGAGTTGGGAGCGCACGTCGTTGAGGGCCTGCTCGACGGCAACGGCATCGAGATAATGGGCCTTTACTTCGCCATTGGTATCGAGTAAAAAGACGTGCAGGTGGTTGTCGAGGCTCTCGCGCTCCTTCTGCTCCGGGCTTTTATAGCGGCTGGTGGTGCGCCGGGGGGGTTCTTTAAACAGGGCGTATTCGGGGCGGGGACTGGCAGCGAGTAGGGCCTGGCGCAGCCGGCCTTCCCAATCGAGGACGAAGAAGGTGTCCGCCACCGGTGGCTGGTAGGTTCTGCCTGCCGCTGTATATTCAGCCTTGATCCGGTCCATCTCGGCTGCGTCGCGCTCTTTGATCGTGTCGATCACGATATCTTCGGCGAAGCTGGGCACACCGACCAGGTTGACGACCCGGATGAGCTGGAAGCGGGGGTTGTCGCCAAAGGCGGATAGCAGAGCCTGATCGACCACTGCCCCGACATCTTTGGTGTCGTTGCTGCTTGCAATCACGACCGTCACCCTGTCCTTGAGCCGATCGAGGCTTATGGGTTTGCCCTGCCAATCGACGCCCGGTCCCTGGGTGAGGGGCGAGGCAGCGAGGAGCGGCGAGGCCCAGGCCATCCCCAGCGCCAGGGTGAGGGCGACGATCGCGATCTTGCACGGCTGCGGCACCGACATTCCTCCAGAGATGGCCCGTCCGCACCATCATGGCGGACGGGCTGTGCCTTTATTTTCTGCCCCCAGGTAGACTCAACGCTCAAGCAGCACTTCTTTGTCTGGGGCAGCCTGTCTGCGCGCCCGCCAGAGCGAGGCGACGACCGCAACGGCGAGGATAAGTGCGATCACCCCCAGCGACAGGGCGATCGGGATCTTGTAGATATCCACCAGCAGCATCTTGGCACCGACGAAGGTGAGGACTGCCGCGAGCCCCTGCTTGAGGTAGTAGAACTTGTCGATCACCCCGGCGAGCACAAAGTAGAGCGAGCGCAACCCGAGGATGGCAAAGACGTTCGAGGTGTAGACGATGAACGGGTCGGTGGTGACCGCAAAGATCGCCGGGATCGAATCGACGGCGAAGATCAAGTCGGTCGTCTCGACCAAGAGCAGCACCAGAAACAAGGGCGTCACCACCCACTGCCCGGCCCGCTTCAGCAAAAAGCGATCTTCGACAAAATCGTCGGTGACCGGCAGCAACCGGCGGGCAAGCTTGAGGACCGGGTTGTCGGTGATGTCCTTTTCTTTTTTGGCGGGCAGGGCCATCTTGATGCCAGTGAAAATCAAGAAGGCACCGAATAGATAAATGATCCAGTGAAAGTGCTCCAGCAGGGCCGCCCCGGCAATAATCAATATCGCCCGCATGACTAGCGCCCCGAGTACTCCCCAGAACAGGACGCGGTGCTGGTAGATGGCCGGGACGCTGAAGGCCGAAAAGATGAGCACAAAGACAAAGATGTTATCGACGCTCAGCGATTTTTCGATGAGATAACCGGTCAAAAACTGCAGCGCCGGTTCCGGTCCCATCCAAAAGTACAGCCCGGCGTTGAAGGCGAGCGCCAGTCCAATCCAGACGCCACTCCAGCCCAGTGCCTCCTTGAAGGAGACGGCGTGCGCCTTGCGATGAAATACCCCCAGATCGAGGGCGAGCATCGCCAGTACGAAGAGGTTAAAGCCTACCCAAATCCAGATCGAATCCACAGTTGACCTCCAGCAGGAGCCGCAGGAACGGTGCTTCGCAGCAAAACCCCACGGCAAGTTCTTGTCGTGGTGGTCTCGCCAGTCGTGCCTGGGCACTTGCTACCGACCGGAGGTAAACAACCCCGGGCTGACGGCCGGTCGCCCTGCAGATGCAGGTGGCTACTCCCCATCCATCTTCAAAGTAACAGATGAATGTACAGTCGAGTCGATTTTCAGACACTAATTTTTGGAACCGCCGGCAATTCAGGGTATGGTCTGCCAGGGCGGCGGCAGGGGCGTCCAATCGGGGAACTGCCGCTTCGGGTGTTTGTGGCGGTAGAGCATGTCCGCCACCGGCCTGCCCGCGACAAGGTGTTCTCTGACCAGTTGGGGCACCTCCTCCGGTCGCACCCGGTCGTACCAGACTTCCTGGTGGGTGGCAGGCTGAACGACGATGAGCATCGGGCCGTTGCCGCACTGGCCGAGGCAGCCGGTCTGCTCGATCTGGACGCGTTCGGCGAGCCCCTGGTGGATAATCTCCGCTTCGAGGGCAGCGAGTACCCGGTCGCCACCGTCGCGGCGGCAGGTGCGGTTCTGACAGGCAAAAATCTGGATTGGCAGGGACACGACAGAGTCGGCAGTGA harbors:
- a CDS encoding DUF433 domain-containing protein, producing MKYTDYLEFLSPEEIRIRGRRIGLENILWRYLALKQTPEQIAAEYLDLAIEAVEAAIAYYRDHQIEMNAYLDAWLAQSNQLIEAQERNPSPGIARLTAFKADGRARQKTV
- a CDS encoding DUF5615 family PIN-like protein — protein: MSLQFLIDENLSNQYCIQLLRRSPQLVVHAIGQEGVPGYGAPDPEILRWCEDNDFVLVTEDRRSMPGHLEAHLAAGGHVPGILTLRPWASMGEVIEELLLLADVAVPDDLRDQLVFIPV
- a CDS encoding TerC family protein; translation: MLALDLGVFHRKAHAVSFKEALGWSGVWIGLALAFNAGLYFWMGPEPALQFLTGYLIEKSLSVDNIFVFVLIFSAFSVPAIYQHRVLFWGVLGALVMRAILIIAGAALLEHFHWIIYLFGAFLIFTGIKMALPAKKEKDITDNPVLKLARRLLPVTDDFVEDRFLLKRAGQWVVTPLFLVLLLVETTDLIFAVDSIPAIFAVTTDPFIVYTSNVFAILGLRSLYFVLAGVIDKFYYLKQGLAAVLTFVGAKMLLVDIYKIPIALSLGVIALILAVAVVASLWRARRQAAPDKEVLLER
- a CDS encoding (2Fe-2S) ferredoxin domain-containing protein, with the protein product MSLPIQIFACQNRTCRRDGGDRVLAALEAEIIHQGLAERVQIEQTGCLGQCGNGPMLIVVQPATHQEVWYDRVRPEEVPQLVREHLVAGRPVADMLYRHKHPKRQFPDWTPLPPPWQTIP